In one window of Pseudochaenichthys georgianus chromosome 5, fPseGeo1.2, whole genome shotgun sequence DNA:
- the endou gene encoding uridylate-specific endoribonuclease A, whose product MKVIAFLALWVTLFHQGYSNSLDTCVGRCGYGTDNSFSCQCNTSCERFKDCCSDYTNVCKTSALSCKGRCDEQFNSQNECHCNSKCAQHQNCCSDYADLCDSNGGGSGGVITDAEIKSLSEALYALDSNKASSSELIIDPQALVHDSQTSSMTDLSSGNLFQYLNEEVLFSRPTYTAFLAVLDNYNRMTGQNEDFSQQQLAEQEDFVRETMANTELGRELFAFLYTKGVYASEEEFLQDLKMMWFGLYSRNNNKKDSSGFEHIFAGEIKGGKVSGFHNWIQFYLLEKSGKLNYYSHSFNGPWTSYPDVLGMQFMWEGYFKQVGSAVIGCSPEFDFALYSLCYITRPGKQCHLSLGGKKLMIQTYTWERSFYGDGKKYIGSAFPATPRN is encoded by the exons ATGAAGGTCATCGCTTTCCTTGCACTCTGGGTGACCCTGTTCCACCAGGGATACAGCA ACTCTCTGGATACATGTGTGGGTCGCTGTGGTTACGGCACCGACAACAGTTTCTCCTGTCAGTGTAACACGTCCTGTGAGCGCTTCAAAGACTGTTGCTCTGACTACACCAACGTTTGTAAAA CTTCGGCCTTATCTTGTAAAGGCAGATGTGATGAGCAATTCAATTCTCAGAACGAGTGCCACTGCAACTCCAAGTGTGCCCAGCACCAAAACTGCTGCAGCGACTACGCAGACCTCTGTGAca GTAATGGAGGAGGCAGTGGTGGTGTGATCACTGATGCTGAGATCAAGTCTCTCTCTGAGGCGCTCTACGCTCTGGATTCAAACAAGGCTTCATCCTCAGAGCTGATCATTGACCCTCAGGCTCTGGTGCACGACTCTCAGACCAGCTCCATGACCGATCTCTCTTCTGGAAA CTTGTTCCAATACCTGAACGAGGAGGTTCTGTTCTCCAGGCCCACCTACACTGCCTTCCTGGCGGTGCTGGACAACTACAACAGGATGACCGGTCAGAATGAAGACTTCAGCCAGCAGCAGCTGGCCGAGCAGGAAGACTTCGTCAGGGAGACCATGGCCAACACCGAGTTGGGCCGTGAGCTGTTTGCTTTCCTCTACACCAAGG GCGTCTACGCTTCAGAGGAAGAGTTCCTTCAGGACCTGAAGATGATGTGGTTTGGTCTGTACTCtcgcaacaacaacaagaaggactCCAGCGGCTTTGAACACATCTTTGCAG GTGAGATCAAGGGAGGAAAAGTGTCTGGGTTCCACAACTGGATCCAGTTTTACCTTCTGGAGAAAAGCGGAAAGCTGAACTACTACAGCCACAGCTTCAATGGGCCT TGGACTTCCTACCCTGATGTCCTGGGAATGCAGTTCATGTGGGAGGGCTACTTCAAGCAGGTCGGATCTGCAGTCATTGGCTGCAGCCCTGAATTTGACTTTGCTTTGTACAGCCTCTGCTACATCACTCGTCCTGGAAAACA GTGTCACCTGAGCCTGGGAGGGAAGAAGCTCATGATCCAAACCTACACATGGGAAAGGTCTTTCTACGGCGATGGGAAGAAGTACATCGGCTCTGCCTTTCCTGCAACCCCCAGGAACTAA